From one Tachysurus vachellii isolate PV-2020 chromosome 23, HZAU_Pvac_v1, whole genome shotgun sequence genomic stretch:
- the LOC132838606 gene encoding beta-1,3-galactosyltransferase 2-like isoform X1 — MKRKSCLHFGPENMMDYIKNRLKICFTILLFVVFIGLLSIKVSDISHLSHPSKQWLKNVAQHLHSFYMPKKTQSNRSQTSTESTDRDTMTTTVPVTETYHEAYPRRYHFILDEPNICEQQKPFLVLMVPVAPQQLAARSAIRITWGNETVVRGKKITVLFVLGLGGDAQGVDQQEQLRLESQQYHDLIQSDFLDTYRNLTIKTMVILDWLATRCPRASYAMKIDSDMFLNLENLMSLLLAPETPKKNYITGMVMWNRPVIRDPSSKWYVPQDVYPQDVYPTYLLGMGYVFSNDLPEKLVRVSKDVPPFSIEDAYVGACLEKLGIPPSDPPDPSQFKAYHGGEFKHSEFSRVITTILGSPMQLVSFWQKLKRPT; from the coding sequence ATGATGGACTACATTAAGAACAGGCTTAAAATCTGCTTTACCATTCTGCTCTTCGTGGTCTTTATTGGGCTTCTCTCCATCAAAGTGTCTGACATCTCCCATCTGTCTCACCCATCCAAACAGTGGCTCAAGAATGTTGCCCAACATCTTCACTCTTTTTACAtgccaaaaaaaacccaaagcaaCCGCAGTCAAACTTCCACAGAGTCGACCGATCGGGACACAATGACGACGACTGTTCCAGTGACAGAAACTTACCACGAAGCATATCCACGCAGGTACCATTTCATCCTAGATGAGCCAAATATATGTGAGCAGCAGAAGCCATTTTTAGTCCTCATGGTGCCAGTGGCTCCTCAACAACTGGCGGCTCGTAGCGCCATCCGGATCACGTGGGGTAACGAGACTGTTGTTcgagggaaaaaaatcacagtcTTGTTTGTTCTGGGATTAGGAGGAGATGCACAGGGGGTGGACCAGCAAGAGCAGTTGAGGTTAGAaagccagcaataccacgatcttatacagagtgacttctTGGACACATACAGAAACCTGACCATAAAGACCATGGTGATCTTGGACTGGTTAGCCACACGCTGTCCTCGAGCATCCTATGCCATGAAGATAGACTCGGACATGTTCCTAAATCTGGAAAACCTCATGAGTTTGCTGCTGGCACCGGAGACacctaaaaaaaactacataacTGGGATGGTAATGTGGAACCGACCCGTCATTCGAGACCCATCTTCCAAGTGGTATGTGCCTCAGGACGTGTACCCTCAGGACGTCTACCCTACTTACCTGCTGGGGATGGGTTATGTATTTTCGAATGATCTTCCAGAGAAGCTCGTCAGGGTCTCAAAAGACGTACCTCCGTTTAGCATAGAGGATGCCTACGTGGGTGCGTGTTTGGAAAAATTGGGCATCCCGCCTTCAGATCCTCCCGACCCTTCCCAATTCAAGGCTTATCACGGTGGTGAATTTAAGCACAGCGAGTTCTCCAGGGTCATCACAACGATCCTTGGATCCCCAATGCAGCTAGTATCATTCTGGCAGAAGCTAAAGAGGCCTACGTGA
- the LOC132838606 gene encoding beta-1,3-galactosyltransferase 2-like isoform X2, with protein MMDYIKNRLKICFTILLFVVFIGLLSIKVSDISHLSHPSKQWLKNVAQHLHSFYMPKKTQSNRSQTSTESTDRDTMTTTVPVTETYHEAYPRRYHFILDEPNICEQQKPFLVLMVPVAPQQLAARSAIRITWGNETVVRGKKITVLFVLGLGGDAQGVDQQEQLRLESQQYHDLIQSDFLDTYRNLTIKTMVILDWLATRCPRASYAMKIDSDMFLNLENLMSLLLAPETPKKNYITGMVMWNRPVIRDPSSKWYVPQDVYPQDVYPTYLLGMGYVFSNDLPEKLVRVSKDVPPFSIEDAYVGACLEKLGIPPSDPPDPSQFKAYHGGEFKHSEFSRVITTILGSPMQLVSFWQKLKRPT; from the coding sequence ATGATGGACTACATTAAGAACAGGCTTAAAATCTGCTTTACCATTCTGCTCTTCGTGGTCTTTATTGGGCTTCTCTCCATCAAAGTGTCTGACATCTCCCATCTGTCTCACCCATCCAAACAGTGGCTCAAGAATGTTGCCCAACATCTTCACTCTTTTTACAtgccaaaaaaaacccaaagcaaCCGCAGTCAAACTTCCACAGAGTCGACCGATCGGGACACAATGACGACGACTGTTCCAGTGACAGAAACTTACCACGAAGCATATCCACGCAGGTACCATTTCATCCTAGATGAGCCAAATATATGTGAGCAGCAGAAGCCATTTTTAGTCCTCATGGTGCCAGTGGCTCCTCAACAACTGGCGGCTCGTAGCGCCATCCGGATCACGTGGGGTAACGAGACTGTTGTTcgagggaaaaaaatcacagtcTTGTTTGTTCTGGGATTAGGAGGAGATGCACAGGGGGTGGACCAGCAAGAGCAGTTGAGGTTAGAaagccagcaataccacgatcttatacagagtgacttctTGGACACATACAGAAACCTGACCATAAAGACCATGGTGATCTTGGACTGGTTAGCCACACGCTGTCCTCGAGCATCCTATGCCATGAAGATAGACTCGGACATGTTCCTAAATCTGGAAAACCTCATGAGTTTGCTGCTGGCACCGGAGACacctaaaaaaaactacataacTGGGATGGTAATGTGGAACCGACCCGTCATTCGAGACCCATCTTCCAAGTGGTATGTGCCTCAGGACGTGTACCCTCAGGACGTCTACCCTACTTACCTGCTGGGGATGGGTTATGTATTTTCGAATGATCTTCCAGAGAAGCTCGTCAGGGTCTCAAAAGACGTACCTCCGTTTAGCATAGAGGATGCCTACGTGGGTGCGTGTTTGGAAAAATTGGGCATCCCGCCTTCAGATCCTCCCGACCCTTCCCAATTCAAGGCTTATCACGGTGGTGAATTTAAGCACAGCGAGTTCTCCAGGGTCATCACAACGATCCTTGGATCCCCAATGCAGCTAGTATCATTCTGGCAGAAGCTAAAGAGGCCTACGTGA